Proteins encoded in a region of the Acidobacteriota bacterium genome:
- a CDS encoding GNAT family N-acetyltransferase, with the protein MTIRQAATAEDIEVLRELFREYEVWLGLSLCFQGFEEELATLPGKYAPPEGRLYLASVGEQPAGCIALRSLGKGVCEMKRLYLRDSARGLGLGRRLIEQVIADARELGYRKMRLDTYPPKMGKAVSLYESHGFRQINAYYDNPHPDTLYMELDLF; encoded by the coding sequence ATGACGATAAGGCAAGCCGCGACGGCAGAGGACATCGAAGTACTGCGTGAGCTTTTTCGCGAGTATGAGGTATGGCTCGGGCTGAGCCTTTGTTTTCAGGGTTTTGAGGAAGAACTTGCCACGCTGCCGGGCAAATATGCACCACCCGAAGGCAGGCTTTATCTGGCAAGCGTCGGCGAGCAACCGGCTGGCTGTATTGCACTTCGAAGCCTCGGCAAAGGTGTCTGCGAGATGAAGCGGCTCTACCTTCGCGATAGTGCCCGCGGCCTCGGGCTCGGGCGGCGGTTGATCGAGCAGGTGATCGCCGATGCCCGCGAGCTTGGCTATCGCAAGATGCGGCTCGATACTTATCCGCCGAAAATGGGAAAAGCCGTAAGCCTGTATGAGTCCCACGGCTTTCGCCAGATCAATGCCTATTACGACAACCCGCACCCGGATACGCTCTACATGGAACTCGACCTGTTCTGA
- a CDS encoding DUF839 domain-containing protein, translating into MNRRSFLANLTVFTGGVALAGTSLGRRAEAFLQTGDLSGFRAAGFGELFPTAAKNTGETFLALPKGFEYNVFGKRGTKMTDGRTTPPAHDGQWTFKVGNELRIVRNHEVTNGRVPREGSAIGSKNHYDPMAGGGTTTLVIDRKTNTLIRDFVSLSGTLVNCAGGPTPWGSWITCEETTIGRTEITNSRGVKTGGYPVPHGYCFEVPASANSEVNPVPLKAMGRFVHEAVAVDPKTGIVYLTEDYNPSGFYRFIPKRNKRLAEGGTLQVLAVKDRPKFDTRTGQKPGTVLETVWVTIDDPDPEAADTEPNAVFQEGFGKGAASFARLEGCAIDPARRVHFTATSGGDKKGGQVWMFEPVGLDGGRLKLLFESPDPKVLHMPDNICMMPKSELTFICEDSDYAGQQSINHLRILTAEGKIADFARNASAEFPRSEFAGSVFSPDGSTLFVNLQLAGVTLAIRGDWSKFKS; encoded by the coding sequence ATGAACAGGCGATCATTTCTCGCGAACCTAACTGTATTCACAGGCGGAGTTGCCCTTGCCGGGACTTCGCTCGGGCGGCGTGCCGAGGCGTTTCTGCAGACGGGCGATCTTTCAGGCTTTCGGGCGGCAGGCTTTGGCGAGCTTTTCCCAACCGCTGCAAAAAACACCGGCGAGACGTTCCTTGCGTTGCCGAAGGGCTTTGAATACAACGTCTTTGGCAAACGCGGCACGAAGATGACAGACGGCCGGACGACGCCGCCGGCACACGACGGGCAGTGGACGTTCAAGGTCGGCAACGAGCTTCGCATCGTCCGCAACCATGAGGTGACCAATGGCCGCGTTCCCCGCGAAGGCTCGGCGATCGGCTCGAAGAACCACTACGACCCGATGGCCGGCGGCGGCACGACCACGCTGGTCATCGACCGAAAGACAAACACGCTCATCCGCGACTTCGTCAGCCTTTCAGGCACGCTTGTAAATTGTGCCGGCGGCCCGACGCCCTGGGGAAGCTGGATCACCTGCGAAGAAACGACCATCGGCCGCACTGAGATCACAAATTCCCGCGGCGTAAAGACCGGCGGCTATCCTGTGCCGCATGGGTATTGCTTTGAGGTGCCGGCCTCGGCCAATTCGGAGGTCAATCCCGTGCCGCTCAAGGCGATGGGAAGGTTCGTCCACGAAGCGGTCGCGGTTGACCCAAAGACCGGCATAGTTTACCTGACCGAGGATTACAATCCTTCGGGTTTCTATCGGTTCATCCCAAAGCGGAACAAGCGGCTTGCCGAGGGCGGAACGCTTCAGGTGCTCGCCGTTAAGGACAGGCCGAAGTTCGATACCCGAACGGGCCAGAAGCCGGGAACGGTCCTCGAGACCGTTTGGGTCACGATCGACGACCCCGACCCGGAAGCCGCCGATACCGAGCCGAACGCCGTCTTTCAGGAAGGCTTTGGCAAAGGGGCCGCGTCATTTGCCCGGCTCGAGGGCTGCGCGATCGATCCCGCACGCCGCGTTCACTTTACCGCAACCAGCGGCGGCGACAAGAAGGGCGGCCAGGTCTGGATGTTCGAGCCCGTCGGGCTCGACGGCGGAAGGCTCAAGCTGCTTTTCGAGTCGCCCGACCCGAAAGTTCTGCACATGCCGGACAACATCTGCATGATGCCGAAAAGCGAGCTCACCTTCATCTGCGAAGACAGCGACTACGCCGGCCAGCAGTCGATAAACCACCTCCGCATACTCACCGCCGAGGGCAAGATAGCCGACTTTGCCCGCAATGCTTCGGCCGAATTTCCGCGGAGCGAATTTGCCGGTTCGGTCTTTTCGCCGGATGGCTCAACGCTTTTCGTCAATCTTCAGCTTGCGGGCGTAACGCTCGCGATCCGCGGCGACTGGTCAAAGTTCAAAAGCTGA
- a CDS encoding CbbQ/NirQ/NorQ/GpvN family protein produces MELAVEKYRVADEPYYLPIGKEVELFEAAYAAKLPALLKGPTGCGKTRFVEYMAHRLGRPLITVACHEDLSSTDLVGRFLLEGDETVWHDGPLTAAVRAGAICYLDEVVEARKDTVVIIHPLTDDRRRLPMEKRGTIIEAPPEFMLVVSYNPGYQSILKDLKQSTRQRFVSLEFDYPDAEAEAAIVAKEGGIDEAMAADLVKIGQKVRNLRGHGLEEGVSTRLLIYAAQMIAKGISPIDAAEVAIVSPITDDRELQRSIREIVTTII; encoded by the coding sequence ATGGAACTTGCGGTCGAAAAATACCGGGTCGCGGATGAGCCCTACTACCTGCCGATCGGCAAAGAGGTCGAACTTTTTGAGGCGGCTTACGCGGCCAAGCTTCCGGCTCTTTTGAAGGGCCCGACGGGCTGCGGCAAGACGCGCTTCGTTGAATACATGGCGCATCGGCTTGGCCGGCCGCTGATCACGGTTGCATGTCACGAGGACCTTTCCTCGACCGATCTGGTCGGCCGCTTTCTGCTTGAGGGCGATGAGACCGTTTGGCACGACGGGCCGCTAACGGCCGCGGTTCGTGCCGGGGCGATCTGCTATCTCGATGAGGTCGTCGAGGCACGCAAGGACACGGTGGTTATCATCCATCCGCTGACCGACGACCGCCGCCGGCTCCCGATGGAGAAACGCGGCACCATCATCGAAGCGCCGCCCGAGTTCATGCTCGTCGTCTCGTACAACCCCGGTTACCAATCGATCCTCAAGGACCTCAAGCAATCTACCCGGCAGCGGTTCGTCTCGCTTGAGTTCGATTATCCGGACGCCGAGGCCGAAGCGGCGATCGTCGCAAAAGAAGGCGGCATCGACGAAGCAATGGCCGCCGACCTCGTAAAGATCGGGCAAAAAGTGAGGAACCTACGCGGCCACGGCCTCGAAGAAGGCGTCTCCACCCGCCTGCTCATCTACGCCGCCCAGATGATCGCCAAAGGCATCTCACCCATCGACGCCGCCGAGGTCGCCATCGTCTCACCCATCACCGACGACCGCGAACTGCAACGCTCGATTCGCGAGATCGTAACCACAATCATCTGA
- a CDS encoding carboxypeptidase regulatory-like domain-containing protein, producing the protein MRLQTKNQVTLFIALAMLVIVSSGCMSFSTTVRGRVMNGSTPVEGATVEFGPTLAVQTATTGADGRFELTARHGPIQMLRLNAKKQNMVQREKIEFPGFAAPDSDIEIEMIGVIGRYEE; encoded by the coding sequence ATGCGACTACAAACTAAGAATCAAGTAACTCTATTTATCGCTTTAGCGATGTTGGTCATCGTTTCGTCCGGATGCATGTCGTTCAGCACCACTGTTCGCGGGCGTGTGATGAATGGCAGTACACCGGTCGAGGGGGCGACCGTTGAGTTCGGCCCGACCTTAGCGGTACAGACGGCCACCACCGGTGCCGATGGAAGATTTGAGTTAACGGCACGGCATGGGCCGATACAAATGCTACGGCTGAACGCGAAAAAGCAGAACATGGTTCAGCGGGAAAAGATCGAGTTTCCGGGCTTTGCCGCTCCGGATTCGGATATCGAAATAGAGATGATCGGAGTTATCGGGCGCTACGAGGAGTGA
- a CDS encoding methyltransferase domain-containing protein, which yields MNESIQFFQAFLKNPTSVGSIAPSSPELARAMVKGIEPGPDNIVLELGVGTGAITKQLRSAGANSENYLGIEIDPSLVRSLRGSFHDLNIVAGDASDIAEIHRRSGLGRVGYIVCCLPFVSLPNDVGGKILAEVEKLMTEGCMFRMYQYAHGYYSPSAIKLRDFMRKRYGRSRRSPLIVKNIPPAYTLTWLGR from the coding sequence ATGAACGAGAGCATTCAGTTCTTTCAGGCTTTTCTAAAAAACCCGACATCGGTCGGCTCCATCGCCCCGAGCTCGCCGGAGCTCGCCCGGGCGATGGTCAAGGGCATTGAGCCCGGGCCAGACAACATAGTTCTCGAGCTCGGAGTCGGCACCGGTGCCATCACGAAACAGCTTCGCAGTGCCGGAGCGAACTCAGAAAATTACCTTGGCATTGAGATCGACCCATCGCTTGTGCGTTCGCTTCGTGGAAGTTTCCATGACCTGAATATCGTCGCCGGCGATGCATCCGACATCGCCGAGATCCACCGCCGCTCGGGGCTCGGCCGTGTCGGCTATATCGTTTGCTGTCTGCCGTTCGTCTCGCTCCCAAATGACGTCGGCGGAAAGATCCTGGCTGAGGTTGAAAAGCTGATGACCGAGGGCTGCATGTTCCGAATGTATCAGTACGCCCACGGCTACTATTCGCCTTCGGCGATCAAGCTGAGAGATTTTATGCGTAAGCGTTACGGCCGGTCGCGGCGGAGCCCGCTGATCGTGAAAAACATCCCGCCGGCCTATACGCTGACATGGCTCGGGCGCTGA